TTCATAACTACATTAATCGACTCTAAAGCTTCAAGCAGTCCCACGTGGAAAAGGGAGAAAAAGAGGGTTCACATTATGTTTGGGAATGagcttacaaaaaatatataaaaaacttTACCTTTAGGTACCACAAGACTGACTGTGGAAGGCCAGATCTCGTTCATCAGACCCCAGACCAGTTCTCCAAACAATTCTCTACCGGCTTCCAACTGCTCCACCTTTGAGATCCACATCGACATTGGTCTGTCTTCAGCGAGCTTCTTCGTATTGTATGCCCTCTGGTCAATGAGTATGAGATACAGGTAAAAAGTAATCGAGAAAAAATAAAGTACTTACATTGAAGTAATAAAAGATAAACCAACAGATTAGTGTCACTAACTATTAGTTCGACACTTACCTCCACAGAGTCAGGGAACTTGCAGGCAGCTACCAGTGTGTACACGGTGTCAGTAGGGATGCCACAAATTCCTCCTTTGTTCATAATATCTAGATCAAGTTTTATGaggttgttatttttaaatgaaaaaaaagagaatctcTGAGATAGAATCATACGGCATTTGGAAGAAATTTCAGTTAGAAAAAGAAGCCTGAAAAATAACTAACCTGCTATTGCTTTAACTCCACTGGCTCGACGACCGTCCGCCCAGAAAGCTTGTTCTCCTTGAGAATGAAGGTAGCTGACCTGCAAAAATGGCTTGCCCAGTGGAAGAAGCTCTTTACCCCAGACTGACCTCAAAGCTGTTGCCACGAAGCAGTACATGCAGACCACGACAAAGAGGACGGTGATGACGATCTCGTAGATGAAAGAACCATTGGCGCTAACGGCGTTGAGAAGCTGACCGACGATAATAAGATTAAACAAGAATGTCAGCAACGTCCAGGCTTTGTTGATAATGGTGGACAGCCCCAAGAGAAGAAGCCCGACCGCCAGAAACCCCACACAGCCTGTGATGATCGCTGCGGAATTGTCGAATGCAAGCGTTCCTAGACCTCTTGCCGGACCCCAGATCAACCACAAAGACCCGAAAGTGAAGAACGCACAGCTCTCAAAAGACAAACCTTTTGCAAAGCATATAGAGCCAACAATCATCTGTGCGATGCCGCCAAGGATCACAGCCCAGGGGAGAACCCAAAGACCATTAGGTGCCCAAAGTATAGCCACAGCAGCAATGGCATTCAAAGCAAAGCCAGCTATGTCAAAGCCACCGTAGCGAGAATAGCCGAGGCTAAAGTCGGCAGAGAAGAGAGACTTGGATGGTGACGAAGAGATGTCGATTGTTTTAGCGTGGgaagaaagaaatttaaactTTGTCAAGAAAAAGTTGGCAACTTTTTCAGGGTCAATGAGGCGAGTGCCAAGAGGGAGTTTGAAGCCAGAATTTTTGACACGGGAGATGTGAGCGGCGAGCCCGTAAAGGGAAAAGACAAAGAGAATCCAGCCCATGGCGCCAAGGAAGGCCCCGTTGTTGTTGTCATCGACCAGAATGGCGACGCAGAGGACGCAAAGGGCCAAGTTCTGAGGCAGCTGGTAAATCTCCCTGGTAAGTGAGATCAGGGCGATAATGGCGAAGATGATGAAGTGGATGACAGTGGCGGCAACCAAGGTGAGCGGCACGTTCTGCCCGGTGACGAAAACAACCGTAAGGTTAAAACCGTTGGTGATCCAGAAGGTAGCATGGAAAATAAAGTACAGGCCGTGGTAGATCTCGTTCCTCCTCACAGCTACAACGGCAGCGACCAGCTGGTAAAAACCTCCTACAATAACCCACGTGAACTCGGCAGAGGCGTGTCTGTAGATGCCCGTCACCTGCCCGGCGTACACAGCAGCGGCAAGGGTGTTCATCAGGTGGGCCATCGGAATATAGTCTCTTGAAGGCCTTGGGGGGTCACCACCAACCACCACCTTCCTAGACTCTCCGCTTCTAAAACGATGCCAGAGTTTGGACACAGTCATATAAAAAGTCACAGCCGCCAGCAAGAGATAGTAGGCAGCGGCGCTCCTTCGGATGGGCCTCCACAGAGACGCAATTTCGAATATGCACGAAAGAAACATTCCTAAAGCCAAAATCGCGCTGAAACGGTCTTTGTGGTGAAGGGCTCCGCCTATGAAGAACAGATACGCCAAGAGAAACGTTCCGTAGCCTGCCCAAAGAGCTTCTGAATCGTTCAAAACCACAGGGGTGAAGAACTGCACTACATGGTAGAGGCCAATCGCTGTCCACATACCACTGATGGACATCAGCAGTGACCGCAATAGACTGGTCTCTGGATCTTGTGATgtgacaactgggaagataAAGGTGATTGAAAATACAAATGTGTAAGGTTTGGAAAGAAAGGTACTAGGGaagaaatgaatgaaaaattacaaaaacatttctagaaataaaaataaaggagCAGAGAAGATGAATAATGATAGATacaagtcaaataaaaaaaaaacccttaaAATAAAGGTTATCTAAGGAtaatcatatatctcaatactgtaagaactatttccattttttatatcaaacaaaattaattaacctttacatcatctggcctatagattgcaatgtctgaaagggatctttacttttcacttatttaattaactattcggataatttttttgattgattcatgctttgtcTTTGAGAATAATTAATGGacatcattcaccaatcgtaaacaaacaacattgagccacgtgtttccctatctcttctatacaaattacgatataattttattcaacaatggctatcacgtgacaattTTTGTTCGttattttatcaatatcaattatcacgtgaccgttcgtttCAGTGAATGAGGTTAAAATTTGCATCGAACAGACACAGTGAATTGATTGCAAACTCAtagaaagaaaatacaaagataaaaCAATCTTCCATCGGTTTAGGAACCTGCAGGTCTTTGTGATG
The DNA window shown above is from Biomphalaria glabrata chromosome 5, xgBioGlab47.1, whole genome shotgun sequence and carries:
- the LOC106062405 gene encoding uncharacterized protein LOC106062405, whose amino-acid sequence is MASIRPSSALIATLFTHFIIFVVVAVFNFSIVDNALPINFGLGISLMVLSLTALLLVVTSQDPETSLLRSLLMSISGMWTAIGLYHVVQFFTPVVLNDSEALWAGYGTFLLAYLFFIGGALHHKDRFSAILALGMFLSCIFEIASLWRPIRRSAAAYYLLLAAVTFYMTVSKLWHRFRSGESRKVVVGGDPPRPSRDYIPMAHLMNTLAAAVYAGQVTGIYRHASAEFTWVIVGGFYQLVAAVVAVRRNEIYHGLYFIFHATFWITNGFNLTVVFVTGQNVPLTLVAATVIHFIIFAIIALISLTREIYQLPQNLALCVLCVAILVDDNNNGAFLGAMGWILFVFSLYGLAAHISRVKNSGFKLPLGTRLIDPEKVANFFLTKFKFLSSHAKTIDISSSPSKSLFSADFSLGYSRYGGFDIAGFALNAIAAVAILWAPNGLWVLPWAVILGGIAQMIVGSICFAKGLSFESCAFFTFGSLWLIWGPARGLGTLAFDNSAAIITGCVGFLAVGLLLLGLSTIINKAWTLLTFLFNLIIVGQLLNAVSANGSFIYEIVITVLFVVVCMYCFVATALRSVWGKELLPLGKPFLQVSYLHSQGEQAFWADGRRASGVKAIADIMNKGGICGIPTDTVYTLVAACKFPDSVERAYNTKKLAEDRPMSMWISKVEQLEAGRELFGELVWGLMNEIWPSTVSLVVPKGEWLQGLGIGASEKYIGRPDSIACRMPDNTVTSHLIDQTGPIAVTSANPTGEADTTHHLQVLAKLGLENCDGILCSGPSPENMASTVVDCRALSKEGKLAFFRIGVVPRSQVEAMFAKVRLIQEGGVPPTIAARTSVGNGCHLNSAFVDDQNNPMENVPVYDDTVVVNDHHDNDDDNDETGAPPAPSPDNNASFDVSFAESTVEDDAQLINITSLAPPRPIKSITGKMNKVYESLNPLHRRSQKAAGGSGGTALNQSLDSEGDSVSTKSSSAGSDAYEPMQVRRKDSDYIAKVTPAASFNPMFEDDQVQTKL